From one Thermoanaerobaculia bacterium genomic stretch:
- a CDS encoding alpha/beta hydrolase, whose translation IAESDVGRELWSWLATWPGDGPPVPLHLGWGAADDFARSNRLLAGLLPPEQVYTIAGGHDWRVWERLWEGFLDRTRLCAAQS comes from the coding sequence ATCGCCGAGTCGGACGTCGGGCGGGAGCTCTGGAGCTGGCTCGCCACCTGGCCGGGCGACGGGCCACCCGTGCCGCTCCATCTCGGCTGGGGCGCCGCCGACGACTTCGCGCGTTCGAACCGGCTGCTCGCCGGACTCCTCCCGCCGGAGCAGGTCTACACCATCGCGGGCGGCCACGACTGGCGCGTCTGGGAGCGCTTGTGGGAGGGGTTCCTCGATCGCACCCGGCTCTGCGCCGCGCAGTCTTGA